One Rissa tridactyla isolate bRisTri1 chromosome 4, bRisTri1.patW.cur.20221130, whole genome shotgun sequence DNA window includes the following coding sequences:
- the LOC128909466 gene encoding uncharacterized protein LOC128909466 — protein sequence MGLTGGVVPAAQPSLYPSGPGMSPPKCICAKPASGTGTAGTSLESSRERTEPQRWQGQGSELVLMSSLPSVPLLGAREVTLGRNLAPLVYYYRIKLPFKAEPVLSGLHTIREHRCFPTAPTHFLLLCSRGASLLPALGTARGTQMGGDLKRSLEALFPPWESWKQREKASHRRGRALLPLGYVGKKEQGARAGSNGRAGGLGCAGAVGGLPSPGEGPGMLPSLWLGWGPPRGDRPLVPTGETPVHGQGGGVGLAAVRPPHESTLSICGRRAGRKRAGVSFQPQPLPLVVPNPEDTPHLLL from the exons ATGGGGCTCACTGGAGGGGTCGTCCCCGCTGCACAACCCTCGCTGTATCCCTCGGGCCCCGGCATGTCACCACCCAAATGCATCTGTGCAAAGCCAGCGAGTGGCACAGGGACTGCAGGGACatccctggagagcagcag GGAGAGGACTGAGCCCCAGCGATGGCAAGGACAAGGATCTGAGCTCGTTTTGATGAGCTCTCTCCCCAGTGTCCCTCTCCTCGGAGCCAGGGAAGTGACGCTGGGGAGGAACTTGGCTCCTCTTGTTTATTATTACAGGATAAAGTTACCCTTTAAAGCAGAGCCAGTGCTGTCAGGGTTGCATACCATCCGGGAACATCGCTGCTTCCCAACGGCTCCAACACACTTCTTGTTATTGTGCTCGCGCGGAGCCAGCCTGcttccagccctgggcacagcgAGGGGGACACAGATGGGGGGCGATCTGAAAAGGAGCCTTGAGGCTCTTTTCCCACCCTGGGAAAGttggaaacaaagggaaaaggccTCTCACCGGAGAGGGAGAGCTCTCCTGCCTCTGGGATACGTGGGGAAGAAGGAGCAGGGGGCAAGGGCTGGGAGCAATGGAAGGGCAGGGGGActgggctgcgctggggctgtggggggtctGCCCTCTCCTGGAGAAGGGCCAGGGATGCTGCCCTCACTGTGGCTCGGCTGGGGACCCCCTCGAGGGGACAGACCGCTGGTTCCCACTGGGGAGACTCCTGTGCACGGGCAGGGTGgtggcgtggggctggcagccgtCCGGCCACCCCACGAGTCCACGCTCAGCATCTGCGGGCGACGCGCAGGCAGAAAGAGGGCTGGCGTCTCCTTCcagccccagcctctgcccctggTGGTCCCAAATCCAGAGGACACCCCCCACCTTCTCCTGTGA
- the LOC128909138 gene encoding C-factor-like, with protein MAGLRVRSVLVTGANRGIGLGLVQHLLELPEPPQWVFAGCRDPKGQRAQELQNLASKHPNLVIIPLEVADPDSIKAAAARVGEQLGGSGLNLLINNAGIAQPKSLENETLENMTQVYTTNTVGPLLLGQAFLPLLKKAAQGSPGSGLSCSKAAIVNMSSSAGSIEEVYLWNYGLVVSYRCSKAALNMLTKCQSLGYREHGILCVAFHPGWVQTDMGGLGSQKPPVTVDESVQGMLKVLSSLSEKETGTFLNWEGKVVPW; from the exons ATGGCAGGGCTTCGCGTCCGCTCCGTTCTGGTGACAGGGGCCAACCGTGGAATCGGCCTGGGGCTTGTCCAGCATTTGCTGGAGCTGCCAGAGCCACCCCAGTGGGTGTTTGCGGGTTGTCGGGACCCCAAGGGCCAGCGAGCGCAG GAGTTACAGAATTTGGCCTCCAAGCACCCCAACCTGGTTATCATCCCGCTCG AAGTCGCCGACCCCGACAGCATcaaggcagctgcagccagagtCGGGGAGCAGCTGGGGGGCTCGGGGCTGAACCTCCTCATCAACAATGCTGGAATTGCACAGCCAAAGTCACTTGAGAATGAGACACTGGAGAACATGACACAGGTTTACACCACCAACACGGTTGGGCCCCTGCTGCTGGGCCAG GCGTTCCTGCCCTTGCTGAAGaaggctgcccaggggagcccGGGCTCAGGACTGAGCTGCAGCAAGGCAGCCATCGTCAACATGTCGAGCTCTGCAGGCTCCATTGAGGAAGTCTATTTATGGAATTATGGACTTGTTGTCTCGTACCGCTGTAGCAAG GCTGCTCTCAACATGCTGACCAAGTGCCAGTCCCTGGGCTACCGCGAGCACGGCATCCTCTGTGTTGCTTTCCACCCTGGCTGGGTGCAAACAGACATGGGGGGCTTAGGATCACAAAAG ccccctgttACGGTGGATGAGAGTGTGCAAGGGATGCTGAAGgtgctctcctccctctctgaGAAGGAGACTGGGACCTTCCTGAACTGGGAGGGTAAGGTTGTGCCCTGGTGA
- the LOC128909468 gene encoding C-factor-like, producing the protein MAAVRARAVLLTGSNRGIGLELVKQLLGTPRPPAWIFATCRDPEGPRAQELRDLASKHPNLVLVKLDVANPSAITDAVKIVEGKLNGTGLNLLINNAGIYTPTASLETVDAEEMIRMYKTNAVGPMLMAQAFLPLLKKAARESTEKGLSCSKAAIINISTIMGSIEKTPESFFKPVISYRCSKAALNMLTKCQALTYGEAGILCVALHPGWVKTDMGSQEADLTVDTSVRGLLSVLPILSEKHSGTLLNWEGKAIPW; encoded by the exons atGGCGGCGGTTCGGGCGCGGGCGGTGTTGCTGACCGGTTCCAACCGCGGCATCGGGCTGGAGCTGGTCAAACAGCTGCTGGGGACGCCGCGACCGCCAGCCTGGATCTTCGCCACCTGCCGGGACCCCGAGGGGCCGCGGGCCCAG GAGCTGAGAGATCTGGCATCCAAACACCCAAACCTGGTTCTCGTGAAGCTGG ATGTTGCGAATCCCTCAGCTATTACGGATGCAGTGAAGATCgtggaggggaagctgaacggcACAGGCTTGAACCTGCTGATAAACAATGCTGGCATCTACACCCCGACGGCATCGCTGGAGACGGTAGATGCTGAAGAGATGATAAGGATGTACAAGACCAATGCGGTGGGGCCAATGCTGATGGCCCAG GCGTTCCTGCCCCTGTTGAAGAAGGCTGCCCGGGAGAGCACGGAAAAGGGACTGAGTTGCAGCAAGGCAGCCATCATCAACATCTCCACCATCATGGGGTCCATCGAGAAAACTCCTGAGTCCTTCTTCAAGCCTGTCATCTCCTACCGCTGCAGCAAG gctGCCCTCAACATGCTCACCAAGTGCCAGGCTCTGACCTACGGGGAAGCCGGGATCCTCTGCGTGGCGCTTCATCCTGGCTGGGTGAAAACCGACATGGGCAGCCAGGAG GCTGACCTAACGGTGGACACAAGCGTGCGGGGGCTGCTATCTGTACTGCCGATCCTCTCCGAGAAACACAGCGGGACCCTGCTCAACTGGGAAGGTAAAGCTATTCCTTGGTGA
- the LOC128909137 gene encoding C-factor-like, producing MAGLRVRSVLVTGANRGIGLGLVQHLLELPEPPQWVFAGCRDPKGQRAQELQNLASKHPNLVIIPLEVADPDSIKAAAARVGEQLGGSGLNLLINNAGMLINNTLENETLENMTQVYTTNTVGPLLLGQAFLPLLKKAAQGSPGSGLSCSKAAIINISSIGGSIKEAYFWDLANNLSYRCSKAALNMLTKCQSLGYREHSILCVALHPGWVQTDMGSSAGRTPPLTVEASVQGMLKVLSCLSEKDTGTFLDWEGKVVPW from the exons ATGGCAGGGCTTCGCGTCCGCTCCGTTCTGGTGACAGGGGCCAACCGTGGAATCGGCCTGGGGCTTGTCCAGCATTTGCTGGAGCTGCCAGAGCCACCCCAGTGGGTGTTTGCGGGTTGTCGGGACCCCAAGGGCCAGCGAGCGCAG GAGTTACAGAATTTGGCCTCCAAGCACCCCAACCTGGTTATCATCCCGCTCG AAGTCGCCGACCCCGACAGCATcaaggcagctgcagccagagtCGGGGAGCAGCTGGGGGGCTCAGGGCTGAACCTCCTCATCAACAATGCTGGGATGCTGATAAACAATACACTTGAGAATGAGACACTGGAGAACATGACGCAGGTTTACACCACCAACACGGTTGGGCCCCTGCTGCTGGGCCAG GCGTTCCTGCCCTTGCTGAAGaaggctgcccaggggagcccGGGCTCAGGACTGAGCTGCAGCAAGGCAGCCATCATCAACATCTCTAGCATTGGGGGCTCCATTAAGGAAGCCTATTTTTGGGATCTGGCAAATAATCTCTCATACCGCTGCAGCAAG GCTGCTCTCAACATGCTGACCAAGTGCCAGTCCCTGGGCTACCGCGAGCACAGCATCCTCTGCGTTGCTCTCCACCCTGGCTGGGTGCAAACCGACATGGGGAGCTCAGCCGGACGCACG ccccccctgaCAGTGGAGGCCAGCGTGCAAGGGATGCTGAAGGTGCTCTCCTGCCTCTCCGAGAAGGACACCGGCACCTTCCTAGACTGGGAAGGGAAGGTCGTGCCCTGGTGA